A stretch of DNA from Dokdonia sp. PRO95:
CCGCGCAAATGACGATGGTGAACCTTCTAATAGTGCAGGTGCCCCTATATATGGTCAACTACAATCCTTTGATGTTACTAATGTGCTTGTAGTAGTGGTACGATATTTTGGTGGGACAAAATTAGGTGTAGGCGGTCTAATCAATGCTTATAGAACGGGTGCACAACTTGCACTTGAGAATGCTCGTATCGTAAAGAAAACAATTGACATCCCTTTTTCTGTACAATTTGAATATCCTCTACTCAATAAAGCGATGCGCTTAATAAATGATCATAAGGTGACCATAATCGAACAGAAGATGGAAATGGACTGTGTGTTTCATCTCGCCATACGAAGAAAAGAGTCTGAAAAGGTCATTGAGGCTTTTAATGAAGTCTATGGAATTAACCTTCTTAAAGACGAATATTAGAGCTTCTCTAAAATGTATTTTGGGCACCTCATAGGTCGCCCAGTTTTTGTATTCATAAAGATCAATTCTGTACTCGCCACTGTTAATAACTCTTCATTTTGGTTATAAACTTTATAATCGAACATAATACGCACCGTAGGAATATTCCTAAGTGAGGTTTCTATTTTAAGGCGATCATCGAAAAGTGCAGATTTTTTAAATGTTGTATTTAAATTATAAACTGGTAGCATTACACCATTTTCTTCCATCCATTTATAAGAAATTCCGAGTTGTTCTAGCCATTCAAGTCTCGCAATTTCAAGATATTGAGCATAGTTACTGTGATGCACAAAGCCCATCTGATCGGTTTCTGAGTAGCGAACTTTAACAAAAGTATTATGGTTTTTCACGGTAAAGAGGTCTTATTTTTTGTAATTTTAAATCTTACAAATGATGCAACAAAATTTGCAAAAAAACAACCCTCCACTCGTTTTTTTATTACTTTTTTTGTTCACATATTTGCTTAGCTTTTAAAGGGAGCATTATCAACAATACGATAATCTTTTTAAAAGGCATTCTGTACTAAAAAACAACCAATAATTTAACTCAACGAATGACTCTAACTGCGCAATCTGTATGGGATAATTGTCTCGCATTTATTCAGGACAATATTACACCCCAGGCATATAAAACGTGGTTTGAACCGATTAAAGCGGTCAAGCTCACAGATAACGCATTAAGCATACAAGTGCCTAGTAAATTCTTTTATGAATGGCTAGAAGAACACTATGTTAAACTTCTTAAAGTTGCGCTTAACAAAGTACTAGGTGAAAACGCCAAACTGGTTTATGTAATCAGAATGGAAAACACTTATGGAAATAATCAACCGTTTACAGAAAAAATTCCTAGTGCAAATAGAAGTGCTATGAAATCTCAAGATGTTGATGCTCCATTTAAAAATAAAAATCCAGAGCTTAAAAATCCTTTTGTAATTCCAGGTATTAGAAATTTACAAATAGAATCACAGCTTAATCCTAATTATAATTTTGAAAATTTCCTTGAAGGTGAGTCTAACCGTCTAGCAAGATCTGCTGGAATGGCTGTGGCAAATAAACCAGGAGGAACATCATTTAACCCACTACTCGTTTTTGGCGGTGTAGGTTTAGGAAAGACACACCTTGCACACGCAATTGGTGTTCAAATAAAAGATAAATATCCAGCAAAGACTGTTTTATACATATCTGCTGAGAAGTTCACACAACAGTACATTGAGTCTGTAAAAAAGAACAACCGAAATGACTTTATACATTTCTATCAAGTTATTGATGTTCTTATTGTAGATGACATTCAATTACTAAGTGGTAAAGCAGGAACTCAAGATGTGTTCTTCCATATCTTTAATCACCTACATCAGAATGGTAAGCAAGTAAT
This window harbors:
- a CDS encoding YigZ family protein; protein product: MEQKDTYNTILSPSEETLFKDRNSKFFGYAFPVTTEEEVKEHIDALKKQHYQARHWCYAYVLGKEYEQYRANDDGEPSNSAGAPIYGQLQSFDVTNVLVVVVRYFGGTKLGVGGLINAYRTGAQLALENARIVKKTIDIPFSVQFEYPLLNKAMRLINDHKVTIIEQKMEMDCVFHLAIRRKESEKVIEAFNEVYGINLLKDEY
- a CDS encoding thioesterase family protein, with protein sequence MKNHNTFVKVRYSETDQMGFVHHSNYAQYLEIARLEWLEQLGISYKWMEENGVMLPVYNLNTTFKKSALFDDRLKIETSLRNIPTVRIMFDYKVYNQNEELLTVASTELIFMNTKTGRPMRCPKYILEKL
- the dnaA gene encoding chromosomal replication initiator protein DnaA → MTLTAQSVWDNCLAFIQDNITPQAYKTWFEPIKAVKLTDNALSIQVPSKFFYEWLEEHYVKLLKVALNKVLGENAKLVYVIRMENTYGNNQPFTEKIPSANRSAMKSQDVDAPFKNKNPELKNPFVIPGIRNLQIESQLNPNYNFENFLEGESNRLARSAGMAVANKPGGTSFNPLLVFGGVGLGKTHLAHAIGVQIKDKYPAKTVLYISAEKFTQQYIESVKKNNRNDFIHFYQVIDVLIVDDIQLLSGKAGTQDVFFHIFNHLHQNGKQVILTSDKAPVDMQDIEQRLLSRFKWGLSAELQHPSFETRIAIIKQKLYQDGVEMPEEIVEFLANNIKTNVRELEGAIISLIAHSSFNKKEITLDLAKKIVDNYVKHTKREVSIDYIQKIVSDYFQMDVETLQSKTRKRHIVQARQLAMFFAKKLTKASLASIGSQIGQRDHATVLHACKTVDNLASTDKQFRKYVEDLGKKLSV